The proteins below are encoded in one region of Geobacter sp.:
- the glmS gene encoding glutamine--fructose-6-phosphate transaminase (isomerizing), whose translation MCGIVGYTGGQQATPIILEGLRRLEYRGYDSAGVCTIKDGCVEIRRSEGKLVNLERRIAEHPLAGTIGIGHTRWATHGRPSETNAHPHQAGSIIVVHNGIIENYLQLKEMLSGRGCQFRSETDTEVISHLIEERLKEAGDFEKAVRTALQELRGAYAVCILCDREPETMIAAKQGSPMVVGLGEGEFFVASDIPAILSHTREMVFMEDGELVVFRGSQPAFSTVAGKPLEKKSRHIDWSPLMAEKGGYKHFMLKEIFEQPRAVRDTIAGRLRETEGDVFLEDLKLSDAELGDIERIYVVACGTSWHAGLVGKFLIEELCRIPVEVDIASEFRYRNPVVNDKTLLLLISQSGETADTLAALREGKARGAKNVAICNVVDSSIAREANGVVYTHAGPEIGVASTKAFVTQLVALHLFAVRLGRTRGTVDREQGRRLTADLVHSPAVLEAALKLEPQVEKIARIYMNARDFLYLGRGSSYPIALEGALKLKEISYIHAEGYPAGEMKHGPIALIDENMPVVVLVPRDRHYEKVVSNMEEVIARGGRVIAVCSEGDAEVRQKAEVCLEIPACAEALLPLILSVPLQLLAYHVAVLKGTDVDQPRNLAKSVTVE comes from the coding sequence ATGTGCGGAATAGTCGGATACACCGGGGGCCAACAGGCGACCCCCATCATTCTCGAAGGGCTCAGAAGGCTCGAATACCGAGGTTACGACTCGGCAGGGGTCTGCACCATCAAGGACGGCTGCGTCGAGATCAGGCGGAGCGAGGGGAAACTGGTCAACCTGGAGCGGCGCATCGCCGAGCACCCCCTTGCCGGCACCATCGGTATCGGCCATACCCGCTGGGCCACCCATGGCCGCCCTTCCGAGACCAATGCCCATCCGCACCAGGCCGGCTCCATCATCGTCGTGCACAACGGCATCATCGAGAACTATCTGCAACTCAAGGAGATGCTCTCCGGCCGGGGGTGCCAGTTCAGGAGCGAGACCGATACCGAGGTGATCTCCCACCTGATTGAGGAGCGGCTCAAGGAGGCCGGCGATTTCGAAAAGGCCGTACGGACTGCCCTGCAGGAACTTCGCGGTGCCTATGCGGTCTGCATCCTCTGCGACCGGGAGCCCGAGACCATGATCGCAGCCAAGCAGGGCTCCCCCATGGTGGTCGGGCTCGGCGAGGGTGAATTCTTCGTGGCCTCCGACATCCCGGCGATCCTCTCCCATACGCGGGAGATGGTCTTCATGGAGGATGGGGAACTGGTTGTCTTCCGCGGCAGCCAGCCCGCCTTTTCCACCGTGGCGGGCAAGCCGTTGGAGAAGAAATCGCGGCATATCGACTGGTCGCCGCTGATGGCGGAAAAAGGGGGCTACAAGCATTTCATGCTCAAGGAGATCTTCGAGCAGCCCAGGGCCGTGCGGGATACCATTGCCGGCCGTCTGCGCGAAACCGAAGGGGATGTCTTCCTGGAAGACCTGAAGCTCTCCGATGCGGAGCTGGGCGACATCGAGCGGATCTACGTCGTGGCCTGCGGGACCTCCTGGCATGCGGGACTGGTGGGGAAATTCCTCATCGAGGAGCTCTGCCGGATTCCGGTCGAGGTGGACATCGCCTCGGAGTTCCGCTACCGCAACCCAGTGGTTAACGACAAGACCCTGCTGCTCCTCATCTCCCAGTCCGGCGAGACGGCCGATACCCTGGCAGCCCTGCGGGAAGGGAAGGCGCGAGGGGCGAAAAACGTTGCCATCTGCAACGTGGTCGATTCGTCCATTGCCCGCGAGGCCAACGGTGTGGTCTATACCCATGCCGGCCCGGAGATCGGCGTTGCGTCCACCAAAGCGTTCGTCACCCAGTTGGTGGCGCTCCATCTCTTTGCCGTGCGGCTTGGCCGCACCCGGGGCACCGTCGACCGCGAACAGGGGCGCCGGCTCACCGCCGATCTGGTGCACAGCCCCGCCGTTCTCGAAGCGGCCCTCAAGCTCGAACCGCAGGTGGAGAAGATTGCCCGCATCTACATGAATGCCCGCGATTTCCTCTATCTGGGGCGCGGCAGCAGCTATCCCATCGCCCTGGAAGGAGCTCTCAAGCTGAAGGAGATCTCCTACATCCACGCCGAAGGCTACCCAGCCGGCGAGATGAAGCACGGCCCCATCGCCCTCATCGACGAGAACATGCCGGTGGTGGTCCTGGTCCCCAGGGACCGTCATTACGAGAAGGTCGTTTCCAACATGGAAGAGGTCATCGCCCGCGGGGGGAGGGTTATCGCCGTCTGCAGCGAAGGTGATGCCGAGGTCCGGCAGAAGGCGGAGGTCTGCCTGGAGATCCCGGCCTGCGCCGAGGCGCTCCTGCCACTCATCCTCTCCGTGCCGCTGCAGCTTCTGGCCTATCACGTGGCAGTCCTGAAAGGGACCGACGTGGATCAGCCGCGCAACCTTGCGAAGAGCGTGACTGTGGAGTAG
- a CDS encoding NAD-binding protein translates to MNIGFVGLGIMGSAMAANLVKAGYHLTVWNRSPEKCEPLVASGAKAVPTPRQVAETSDIVCAMMATPQAVLAVRDGADGILAGMAPGKGYLDFSTIDLETSKETARLARERGALFLEAPVAGSRKPAEDATLTIMAAGDRALFDTALPVMETMGKKILFLGEVGNAARMKLANNLIMGGMMASLAEGMALAARSGLDLSQLLEVLDSGAMSNPMFRLKGPAVAANAEFPPAFPLKHMQKDLRLALRLAEEIGQPLFVAATVNELYKDALASGWGESDFAAVSRVVRK, encoded by the coding sequence ATGAACATCGGGTTTGTCGGACTGGGGATCATGGGGAGTGCAATGGCAGCCAATCTGGTAAAGGCCGGCTACCATCTGACGGTTTGGAATCGCTCCCCCGAGAAGTGTGAGCCGCTTGTTGCATCGGGCGCCAAGGCTGTGCCCACGCCCCGGCAAGTGGCAGAAACCTCAGATATCGTGTGTGCGATGATGGCTACTCCTCAGGCGGTCTTGGCAGTCCGCGACGGTGCCGACGGTATCCTGGCAGGAATGGCGCCGGGCAAGGGATACCTGGATTTTTCCACGATTGATCTGGAGACGTCGAAAGAAACGGCGCGCCTGGCGCGGGAGCGGGGTGCACTGTTCCTCGAAGCGCCGGTTGCGGGCAGTCGCAAACCAGCGGAAGATGCTACGTTGACCATCATGGCTGCTGGAGACAGGGCACTCTTCGATACGGCACTGCCGGTGATGGAAACAATGGGTAAAAAGATCCTGTTCCTGGGCGAAGTCGGCAATGCAGCCCGTATGAAACTTGCCAACAACCTGATAATGGGGGGGATGATGGCGAGTCTGGCAGAGGGGATGGCGCTTGCGGCACGAAGTGGTCTGGACCTTTCCCAGTTGCTCGAAGTGCTTGATTCCGGCGCCATGTCCAACCCGATGTTCCGGTTGAAAGGTCCGGCAGTCGCCGCCAATGCTGAATTCCCGCCTGCCTTCCCTCTCAAGCATATGCAGAAGGATCTGCGGCTGGCTCTTCGACTCGCCGAAGAAATCGGTCAACCGCTCTTTGTCGCAGCGACGGTCAACGAGCTTTACAAGGATGCCCTCGCCTCCGGGTGGGGCGAGTCTGATTTTGCCGCAGTAAGCCGCGTCGTCAGGAAGTAG
- a CDS encoding DUF1858 domain-containing protein, whose translation MSCMLDSTVSEVIDRYPETLPVFSANGLGMFADDGARHIFGAAVRLRTVLRAAGINADLFCSMLDDVVATALSRADLRAASFPAAENLNLFALLPCPLKVPLEEAFNGFLATLPAEQHARLTFRIEGNANNQIDYADYADHFETLDDMPDIVITPGFNSFFHPHFVERFIRTGRFASVNGFAGDRHLSAMGITDPDGHYTMLAMNLLVPVVDHGSLGTRPVPQCWADLLRPEYEKSIAIRGNRDGTFCETLLLALYKDFGMEGLSCLGRNVAWGWHPSQMVKAAGSGREGRPAISVMPLFFANTIKKRDDVSIVWPMDGALVSPVTMLVKADKREELRLLTDFLAGPEVAGICAGAAFPALHPEVDNRLPDRATFKWIGWDYVKNNDLKTLIAATNDAFLRTFHGTGS comes from the coding sequence ATGTCGTGTATGCTCGATTCCACCGTCAGTGAAGTCATCGACCGTTACCCCGAAACGCTCCCGGTCTTTAGTGCCAATGGGCTGGGAATGTTTGCGGACGACGGAGCCCGTCACATCTTCGGGGCTGCGGTCAGGCTGCGAACGGTTCTCCGTGCCGCCGGGATCAATGCCGACCTGTTTTGCAGCATGCTGGACGACGTCGTGGCTACCGCGTTGTCCCGTGCCGATCTCCGGGCTGCGTCCTTTCCTGCAGCTGAGAACCTCAACCTGTTCGCCCTGCTCCCCTGCCCGCTCAAGGTGCCGCTGGAGGAGGCGTTCAACGGCTTCCTGGCGACTCTGCCGGCAGAGCAGCACGCCCGGCTCACCTTCCGGATCGAGGGGAATGCCAACAACCAGATCGATTATGCCGATTATGCCGATCATTTCGAGACCTTGGACGACATGCCGGACATCGTCATTACCCCCGGTTTCAACAGTTTCTTCCACCCCCACTTTGTCGAACGTTTCATCAGGACCGGCCGGTTCGCCAGTGTCAACGGCTTTGCCGGCGACCGACACCTGTCAGCCATGGGGATAACCGACCCGGACGGGCACTACACCATGCTGGCCATGAACCTACTGGTGCCGGTGGTGGACCATGGCAGCCTGGGGACCCGACCCGTGCCCCAGTGCTGGGCAGACCTGCTCAGGCCGGAATACGAAAAGAGCATCGCCATCCGCGGCAATCGCGACGGCACCTTCTGCGAGACCCTCCTGCTGGCGCTCTACAAGGATTTCGGCATGGAAGGCCTCTCCTGCCTGGGGCGGAACGTTGCCTGGGGCTGGCACCCGTCCCAGATGGTCAAGGCGGCCGGCAGCGGCCGGGAAGGGAGACCGGCCATCAGCGTCATGCCGCTCTTCTTTGCCAACACCATAAAAAAGCGCGACGATGTCAGCATTGTCTGGCCAATGGATGGTGCCCTGGTCAGCCCGGTCACCATGCTGGTCAAGGCGGACAAACGGGAGGAGTTGCGCCTGTTGACCGATTTTCTGGCCGGGCCCGAGGTGGCGGGCATCTGCGCCGGCGCAGCCTTTCCGGCACTGCATCCCGAGGTGGACAACCGGCTGCCGGACCGTGCCACCTTCAAATGGATCGGCTGGGACTACGTGAAGAATAACGATCTCAAGACGCTGATCGCCGCCACCAATGACGCCTTCCTCCGGACCTTCCACGGTACCGGTTCATGA
- a CDS encoding ATP-binding cassette domain-containing protein codes for MADLLRQMPCAADFFTTLGLAIPPAEQSPAAYFVSLDAELLEDLGLEREGLEERFFAFIGLLESLQAGRSNALIESITILGGHDKSGRPEEFDLTIRPGEIVSIVGPTGSGKSRFLADIEWLAQGDTPTGRSVLINGELPDPGLRFSIDRKLVAQLSQNMNFVMDLSAEEFVTMHAESRMIEDPPGVTRTIIDLANELAGERFSPQTPVTALSGGQSRALMIADTSCLSTSPIVLIDEIENAGIDRKRAVRTLVDRNKIVLMATHDPILALMGDRRLVFKNGGISTVITTSPAERANLVRFEEMDARLNAVRHALRNGEMIEDI; via the coding sequence ATGGCCGATCTGCTGCGACAGATGCCGTGTGCCGCGGATTTCTTTACCACCCTCGGGTTGGCGATTCCGCCGGCGGAGCAGAGTCCGGCCGCCTATTTCGTCTCCCTCGACGCCGAGCTGCTGGAAGACCTGGGGCTGGAGCGGGAGGGACTGGAGGAGCGGTTCTTTGCCTTCATAGGGCTGCTGGAGAGCCTGCAGGCGGGGCGAAGCAACGCGCTGATCGAGTCGATCACCATCCTCGGCGGGCATGACAAGAGCGGCCGACCGGAAGAATTCGACCTCACCATCAGGCCGGGCGAGATCGTCTCCATCGTCGGACCCACCGGCTCGGGGAAGAGCCGCTTTCTGGCCGACATCGAATGGCTTGCCCAGGGGGATACGCCAACCGGCCGCAGCGTTCTGATCAATGGCGAACTCCCCGACCCCGGTCTTCGTTTCTCCATCGACCGGAAACTGGTTGCCCAGCTCTCCCAGAACATGAACTTCGTCATGGATCTGTCCGCGGAAGAGTTCGTCACCATGCACGCCGAGAGCCGGATGATCGAGGACCCTCCCGGTGTGACCCGCACCATCATCGACCTGGCCAATGAGCTGGCCGGAGAACGGTTTTCCCCGCAGACCCCGGTCACCGCCCTGTCCGGCGGTCAGTCACGGGCCTTGATGATCGCCGATACCTCCTGCCTCAGTACCTCTCCCATCGTTCTCATCGACGAGATCGAGAATGCCGGAATCGACCGGAAGCGGGCCGTCCGGACCCTGGTGGACCGGAACAAGATCGTCCTGATGGCGACTCACGATCCGATCCTCGCTCTGATGGGAGACCGGCGGCTGGTCTTCAAAAACGGCGGCATCAGTACCGTCATCACCACCAGCCCGGCAGAGCGGGCCAACCTGGTCCGGTTCGAGGAGATGGATGCCCGGCTGAACGCGGTTCGTCACGCCCTGCGCAACGGGGAGATGATCGAAGACATCTGA
- a CDS encoding methyltransferase domain-containing protein — protein MGFNAYEFDEIARNVFAPAYPLLASQILDRTAVSSGACLDLGSGGGYLGLALAAMSRLDVCLLDASPDMQRIAEANITGRGLRGRVRALTGDVHGIPLGSGTFDLVASRSSLFFWEDPGRAFREIWRVLVPGGYAYIGGGFGSKALRDEIVGAMRRRDPAWKPKFDKNRDETVYVEHLQGAGIAGFEIRSDESGFWIVFRKPPAFSACERGGVFRHETNRRREHS, from the coding sequence ATGGGATTCAATGCCTACGAGTTCGACGAAATCGCGCGCAATGTCTTTGCTCCTGCCTATCCCCTGCTGGCGAGCCAGATCCTCGACAGGACCGCCGTCTCTTCGGGCGCCTGTCTCGACCTGGGGAGCGGCGGCGGTTATCTGGGTTTGGCCCTGGCCGCCATGAGCAGGCTCGATGTCTGCCTGCTGGATGCCTCGCCCGACATGCAGCGGATTGCCGAGGCGAACATCACCGGTCGCGGCCTGAGAGGCAGGGTCCGGGCACTGACCGGCGATGTCCACGGCATTCCCCTTGGCTCCGGCACGTTCGACCTGGTTGCCAGCCGGAGCTCGCTCTTCTTCTGGGAAGATCCGGGACGGGCCTTCCGCGAAATATGGCGGGTCCTGGTGCCAGGGGGATATGCCTATATCGGTGGCGGCTTCGGCTCGAAGGCCCTGCGTGATGAGATCGTCGGGGCAATGAGGCGGCGCGACCCGGCATGGAAACCGAAATTCGACAAGAACCGGGACGAGACGGTCTATGTCGAACACCTGCAGGGCGCAGGCATTGCCGGTTTCGAAATCCGCAGCGACGAGAGCGGCTTCTGGATCGTCTTCCGGAAACCGCCTGCATTTTCCGCATGCGAAAGGGGCGGGGTCTTCCGTCATGAAACGAACCGGAGGAGGGAACATTCATGA
- a CDS encoding molybdopterin-dependent oxidoreductase, whose product MRDMQPQTRAKLFGPEYITRELEITGRVLNPLKLGCAELRTLQQQRIEGLTILCGSGKVKERVASYQGVLLRDLLDLAEVELTEHDTPNHTYVVASGSDGYFVLFSWHELFNSPLGDGVLVIIEKNDAPLNGDEGEIGLVSAGDQRPGPRHMRYLKRIEVCELPADRAPGQTM is encoded by the coding sequence ATGAGAGACATGCAGCCGCAGACGCGAGCGAAGCTCTTCGGGCCGGAGTATATCACCCGTGAGCTGGAGATTACCGGCAGGGTCCTTAACCCGCTGAAATTGGGCTGCGCGGAGCTGCGGACTCTGCAGCAGCAACGGATCGAGGGGCTGACCATCCTCTGCGGCAGCGGCAAGGTCAAGGAACGGGTCGCGAGCTACCAGGGGGTGCTGCTTCGCGACCTGCTCGACCTGGCAGAGGTCGAGCTCACGGAACACGATACACCGAACCACACCTATGTGGTGGCAAGCGGCAGTGATGGCTACTTCGTGCTCTTTTCGTGGCACGAGCTGTTCAATTCTCCGCTGGGGGACGGCGTCCTCGTGATTATCGAAAAAAACGATGCCCCGCTGAACGGCGACGAAGGGGAGATCGGGCTGGTATCTGCCGGCGATCAGCGTCCAGGGCCGCGCCACATGCGCTACCTGAAGCGGATCGAGGTCTGCGAGCTGCCGGCTGACAGGGCACCGGGACAAACAATGTGA
- a CDS encoding TonB-dependent receptor: protein MKRVRHAGMAAVGSLLFLISPAVAGDAVFNLGEVVVKDAKEPITQVSTVEEIDRKAIDLTDTRTVADAIKTLPGVNFAINTRNEKIINIRGFDMRQVPILYDGIPMSVPYDGFVDAGKLPTSNLSQITVTKGISSVLYGPNTMGGVINLVSLKPTRILEGDGEFTVDETGATAADINLGTRFDRFYLTVSGGYLDSDGYLLSDDFDPTPLQGNGTRSNSDAFQTVVSTKLGFIPAAGHEYAFGFNRINSTKGLPPNVTDSAANARYWRFSDWDKATYYLLGDSRITDGLTMKTRLYYDTYYNVLDSYDNATYSTQTTKKAFHSTYDDDSYGATLNLSTTYVPHNRIGFAFTYKDDIHREQGTATAPWGRYEAETFTYGLEDTVRITDRLSLVLGVSHDVQSPVFANNSPLRGEASTWNPQGGILYAPADAIRLHASVGRKTRFPSLKELYSEAMGNNIANPTLGAEKAINYEIGVETDLGTTSTAGIALFYADISDLIQNMPTTVVIPGSTPVKYYNQYQNINKATYKGIELSLRSQLIEDNDFTFNYTYLDARNESPGRTSDNLTDRPEHKVYLSDHYTANRWLALFAALDWSSDRYDSNMYNVADFFTITAKVIGTVSKNVSVEVGVRNLTDANNELIHGLPTEGRTLFANLKGSF, encoded by the coding sequence ATGAAACGGGTCAGGCATGCTGGTATGGCTGCGGTTGGCAGCCTGTTGTTCTTGATTTCCCCGGCGGTTGCGGGAGATGCGGTGTTCAACCTCGGCGAGGTGGTGGTCAAGGATGCGAAAGAGCCCATTACCCAGGTCAGCACGGTGGAAGAGATTGACCGGAAGGCCATCGACCTCACCGATACCCGAACGGTTGCCGATGCCATCAAGACCCTGCCGGGGGTGAATTTCGCGATCAACACCCGCAACGAAAAGATCATCAACATCCGCGGCTTCGACATGCGGCAGGTGCCGATCCTCTATGACGGCATCCCGATGTCGGTGCCCTATGACGGCTTTGTCGACGCCGGCAAGCTCCCCACGAGCAACCTGTCGCAGATCACCGTCACCAAGGGGATCAGTTCGGTGCTCTACGGGCCCAACACCATGGGCGGGGTCATCAACCTGGTATCCCTGAAGCCGACCCGGATCCTGGAGGGGGATGGGGAGTTCACGGTCGACGAGACCGGCGCCACTGCTGCGGATATCAATCTCGGCACCCGCTTCGACCGCTTCTACCTGACGGTGAGCGGTGGCTACCTGGACAGCGACGGTTACCTCCTCTCCGACGATTTCGATCCCACCCCGCTGCAAGGCAATGGAACCCGCAGCAATTCCGATGCATTCCAGACCGTCGTCTCGACAAAGCTCGGGTTCATCCCCGCAGCCGGTCACGAATACGCCTTTGGCTTCAACAGGATCAACAGCACCAAGGGGCTTCCCCCCAACGTCACCGATTCGGCGGCCAATGCCCGGTACTGGCGCTTCAGCGACTGGGACAAGGCGACCTATTACCTCCTGGGTGACAGCAGGATCACCGACGGCCTCACCATGAAGACCCGCCTCTACTACGACACCTATTACAACGTGCTCGACTCCTACGACAACGCTACCTACAGCACACAGACAACCAAGAAGGCCTTCCACAGCACCTATGACGATGACAGCTACGGCGCCACCCTCAACCTGTCGACGACCTATGTCCCTCACAACAGGATCGGTTTCGCCTTTACCTACAAGGACGACATCCACCGCGAACAGGGCACTGCCACTGCCCCGTGGGGGAGATACGAAGCAGAGACCTTCACTTACGGCCTGGAAGATACCGTCAGGATCACAGACCGGCTTTCCCTGGTGCTGGGGGTCAGCCACGACGTGCAGAGTCCGGTCTTTGCCAACAACAGCCCTTTGCGGGGAGAGGCCTCCACCTGGAATCCCCAGGGGGGTATCCTCTACGCCCCGGCGGATGCGATCCGCCTGCACGCCTCGGTCGGCAGGAAGACACGGTTCCCGAGCCTGAAAGAGCTCTATTCCGAAGCCATGGGCAACAACATCGCCAATCCCACCCTGGGGGCGGAAAAGGCGATCAATTACGAGATCGGCGTGGAAACCGATTTGGGCACCACCTCCACCGCCGGCATTGCCCTGTTTTACGCGGATATCAGCGACCTGATCCAGAACATGCCGACCACGGTGGTCATCCCCGGCTCGACCCCGGTCAAATACTACAACCAGTACCAGAACATCAACAAGGCAACCTACAAGGGGATCGAACTCTCCCTGCGCTCGCAGCTCATCGAGGATAACGATTTCACCTTCAACTACACCTACCTCGATGCCCGCAACGAATCGCCGGGAAGGACCAGCGACAACCTGACCGACCGGCCGGAACACAAGGTCTATCTCAGCGACCACTATACCGCCAACCGGTGGCTGGCCCTGTTCGCCGCGCTCGACTGGAGCTCGGACCGGTACGACTCGAACATGTACAATGTGGCGGACTTTTTCACCATTACGGCCAAGGTCATCGGTACCGTTTCCAAAAACGTTTCGGTCGAAGTCGGGGTGAGAAACCTGACCGACGCCAATAACGAACTGATCCACGGCCTTCCCACCGAGGGGCGGACGCTCTTTGCCAATCTGAAGGGGAGCTTCTGA
- a CDS encoding formylmethanofuran dehydrogenase, with the protein MESRFFGEYAALVAEAGAFHGDICAGVALGTRMTMSGLRRIGITDPKGADQKKLMVFVEIDRCPTDAIMALTGCTPGKRTMKIHDYGKMAATFLNLESGKAVRVAIRADRPPAPDDGSAQPDFAGAAEEELFRITDVEVPLHPGDLPGKPLRRVLCACCGEGVMDGREVECRGDLLCKPCFDMTGYYRIVA; encoded by the coding sequence ATGGAGAGCCGATTCTTCGGAGAGTACGCGGCGCTGGTGGCTGAGGCAGGGGCATTTCACGGCGACATCTGTGCCGGTGTCGCGCTCGGCACCCGCATGACCATGAGCGGGTTGAGGCGGATCGGCATCACCGATCCCAAGGGGGCCGATCAGAAGAAGCTGATGGTGTTCGTGGAGATCGACCGCTGCCCCACCGATGCCATCATGGCCCTGACCGGCTGCACGCCGGGCAAGCGGACCATGAAGATCCACGATTACGGCAAGATGGCGGCAACCTTTCTCAACCTGGAGTCGGGTAAGGCGGTGCGGGTGGCCATCCGTGCGGACAGGCCGCCTGCGCCGGACGACGGCAGCGCCCAGCCCGACTTTGCCGGGGCTGCCGAAGAGGAGCTGTTCCGTATCACCGATGTGGAGGTGCCGCTGCATCCCGGAGACCTGCCGGGCAAACCGTTGCGAAGGGTCTTGTGCGCCTGTTGCGGCGAAGGCGTCATGGATGGCCGGGAGGTCGAATGCCGGGGCGATCTTCTCTGCAAGCCCTGTTTCGACATGACCGGATATTATCGCATCGTTGCCTGA
- a CDS encoding TonB family protein → MMEPELKAFLASSCLHLLVAGSAVSFAPFSRQPEPPLLVECTIELGQPAETPERGRNPAATLPPLPVPPSPRQATTRIAALPHEALPVTPVVQAGAMAASPYAIPSPAPVSRPVVTPEPVLAAPAGNGRLTATSLPKGRAGEGPAIAPDTGISVPGSSGRGDSAESLQARYLKEHFTVIRSLIAGNLRYPGKARRMGWSGKLAVEFVVYESGEVDGIRVVKSSGIALLDCDARDTVRRSAPFPRPPASARLVIPMEYRLE, encoded by the coding sequence ATGATGGAACCGGAGCTGAAGGCCTTTCTCGCCTCGTCGTGCCTGCATCTGCTGGTGGCGGGGAGCGCGGTTTCCTTTGCCCCCTTTTCCCGCCAGCCGGAGCCGCCGCTCCTGGTGGAGTGCACCATCGAGCTGGGGCAGCCGGCCGAAACACCGGAAAGGGGCAGGAACCCTGCTGCAACGCTGCCGCCGCTGCCCGTACCGCCGTCGCCCCGCCAGGCCACGACCCGTATCGCAGCGTTGCCCCACGAGGCCCTGCCGGTCACACCGGTTGTGCAGGCCGGGGCGATGGCTGCTTCCCCGTACGCGATCCCGTCACCGGCACCCGTTTCCCGGCCGGTCGTGACTCCAGAGCCTGTCCTGGCTGCACCTGCCGGTAATGGCAGATTGACGGCAACTTCGCTGCCAAAAGGCCGGGCAGGGGAGGGGCCGGCCATAGCCCCTGATACCGGCATCTCCGTTCCGGGGAGCAGTGGCCGGGGCGATAGTGCCGAGTCCCTGCAGGCCCGGTACCTGAAGGAGCATTTTACCGTTATCCGCAGCCTGATCGCCGGGAATCTGCGCTATCCGGGCAAGGCGCGCCGCATGGGCTGGAGCGGCAAGCTGGCAGTGGAGTTCGTTGTCTACGAGTCCGGTGAGGTGGATGGTATCAGGGTGGTCAAGAGCTCCGGCATCGCCCTGCTCGATTGCGATGCCAGGGATACCGTCCGCCGCAGCGCACCGTTTCCCCGGCCGCCGGCCAGCGCCCGCCTGGTCATCCCGATGGAATACCGGCTCGAATAA